TTGGCGGTGATCGCGATGGCGAGGTGGGTCTTGCCTGTCCCCGTGCCGCCGACCAGCACGATATTGCGGCGAGGCGGGAGGAAGGAGCCATCGTGAAGGGAGCGGATCATCTCCTCATTGATCGGTGTGCCCTCGAAGCTGAACCGCTCCAGGTCCTTCACCACGGGCAGCCTCGCAGCCGTCATCCGATAGCGGATGGAGGCTGCATCCCGGTGGGTCGCCTCAGCACGGAGCAGGTCGGTCAGTATCTCCATGGTGGTGCGCTTGCGCTGGAGGCCGGTGGTGACCGCCTCGTCGAACGCCGCCGCCATGCCCTTGAGTCCGAGGCCGCGCATCGTGTCGATCATATCATGCCGCTGCATCATAGCCTCGCAGCAGATCATAGCGGGCACAGTCGGCGAGCGGAGGATGCTGCAGCATCCGGTCTTCCGAAGTGACGATGCTGTGGGGTGTCGCCGGCTCGCGGCGCCGGGAGAGGATGTTGAGGATCAGCTCGTCGCTGGCCGTTCCGTTCGCCAACGCTTCGCGCACGGCAGCCTCTACCGGCTCCAGGCCATCGGTGAGCACCGCCGAGAGGACCCGCACGAACCTGCGATCGGCCTCGTCCCCGGTGCCGAGCCTTCGCCGTAATCGGTGCAGGGCGGGCGGCAGATCCCAGTCCTGGAACGGTGCGCCGTTACGCAGCGCGCCGGGCTTGTGCGCGAGGACCGGCAGATAATGCCAGGGATCGTATATCGTGCGGTTCCGACCGAAGTGGCGCTCATGCTCCCCGACGATCGCATCGCCGCAGCGTATGACGATGCGATCGGCATAGGAGCGCACCTGAACGGTCCGGCGTGCGGCCGTCGACATGACCGAGTAGCGGTTGCGATCGAAGCTGATGAGGCAGGTGCCGGTGACGGCATGCTCGCTCTCATGGAAGCCGTCGAACGGTGCCAGGATCGGCTGCAGGGCCGGTCGCTCCATATCCAGCGCCTCGGCGACGGTAATATCCCCGCGTTCGGGATGGGCATGATGCTCGGCCCAGCGCCGGCACTCGGCCTCCAGCCACCCGTTGAGCTCGGCCAGGCTGGCGAACCGGAGTCGCGGCTGGAAGAAGCGGCCTCGGATCGTCTGGACCTGCTGCTCGACCTGGCCCTTCTCCCATCCCGCCGCCGGCGAGCAGGCGGTCGGCTCGACCATGTAATGATCGGTCATGATCAGGAAGCGGCGGTTGAACACACGCTCCTTGCCGGTGAACACGGCCGTCACCGCCGTCTTCATATTATCGTAGATACCGCGTCGCGGCACACCGCCGAAGAACGCGAACGCCCGGGCATGGGCATCGAACAGCATCTCCTGGCCCTCGCGCGGATAGGCCCGGACATAGGGTGCGCGCGAGTCGCAGAGACGCATATGCGCCACCTTCACCCGCATCGGCTTGCCGGCGATCTCCACATCCTCGTGGCTCCAGTCGAACTGGTAGGCCTCACCCGGCTGGAAGGTCATCGGGATGAACGCCGGTGCGCCTTCGCCAGCATCCTTCCGCCGCGCAGCACGCCAGCGCGCCGCATAGCGGCGCACCGCATCATAGGATCCATCGAACCCCTCGCGCACCAGCAGGTCATGGATACGCGTCATCCGTAGCCGATCGCGGCGGCCGCGACCTTCGTTCTCCTCAAGCAGCGCATCGAGACGATCCTGATAAGGACCGATCCGCGGCAGCGGCTGGACTTTGCGCTGATAGTTGAACGCCGCCTCCGGCGACCGGATCGCTTTGCGGACGACCTTCCGCGACAAACGAAGGTCACGAGCGATCGCCTTGATCGCCTTACCCGCTGCATGCTCACGCCGAATCCGAACCACTGTCTCCACGATCAACATCCCGTTCTCGCCAACTGATCAAAACCAGTCGGCCGACTAAATCCCCGGGATGAAGGGGTCCTTTTTGCACGCCGATCACCCCACGAAGGGGGTGCCTATTGCACGCTGATCCTCAGTCAACCAGCCATTCGGGCCGGTGCTCCAATACCTGCACAGCAAAGTCGCTGGCCTCGACCTGCTCCTGCTCGCCCTCAATATACCGCAGGAACTGACGATATCCTTCCGGACGCACAGCGAAATCGTCGGGGAGTTCGATATGAACCGAGATGTGCTTCGCTCCGAACGGAATTCCGAACGTGGGCGCCTCGATCGTCCAATAACGACCCGACAGGACCCCGTACATCTCGCCGTGAAAGACAACCGCGCAGGTGCTGACATCGGAGGTGATCGAGCCGCTGACCGAGCGATTGTGCGAGGTGTCGTTGAACGGTTCGTCGTAGATATAATGGATTTTGATGCCATTCGGCAGTTCGGCGGTCTCGTGGCGGGCGAAGGTGCCTTCTTCGCGCCGTTCGGAGATCGGCCGGAACCGCCGCGACCCAGTCTTGCGCGCATGTGTACCCTCCATGTGCCGAACTTCAACGTTGCCCGGCAACGTATAAAAGCGGTGATAAAGATAGTTCGCGAGCCAGAAGCGCTTCTGCAGTGGATCGCCGTCATAGGGATCCTCGACAGTGTTTTGCTCCATCCGGTTGCCAAGGAGCGTGACCTCGGTCCAGTCGGCATCGAGCGAGCGCTCGCCTTCACTGGCGATCAGCCCCGTCACCTCGACGACATCGCCGATGTCGTTTCCGTCGGTGTCGAAACGGCGTAGGCGACCGTAGACGCCTTCACGTTCGCACAGGATGGTCTCGTGAACACGGCCGTCCTTGCAGGAGCGGTAGCGCAGGCCCCGCTTGTTGGACGGGAGCGACGCGACCTTGGCGCCCATTCCGAAATTCTTGTCGAGACCCTTTTCTTTGCGGATGGACGCCGCGAGATTGGTCATCCGTGCAAGCTCTTCCTCATCCATCCCAGGACCGTTGTTCCAGATCGTGAGCTTGGGGGTGCCTTGAACGTCGCTGACAAGGAATTCTACCTTTCCGTCCTCAGGCGCATCAGCGGCCGCTTCAAGAGCGTTTTTGAACAGCTCGCGGACCATCATGACCTTGGGACAGCGTTCGATCGTGCTGGTGACCAGAAAGTCTTGGTCATCGACGCGAATGGCTGAAACCTGACTATCGGCGCTCATGCTCTCTCCTTAGAGTTTGAACCGGGCTCTCCGACGGGCATTCGGTCCTTGGAACCGCGCCTCGACCTTCCCGACCTCGTCCCGCAATGCCTTCAGGATCCTCTTCACCTCGGCTTCGTCCCAAGCGTAGAGCTGCGTATTCGAGAGATTGCCGATCCGCTCGATCGCTTCGAGAGCCTTGTCCGTGCGATTCTCTGCCAGCTCCCGAAACTTGCCCCTCTTCTTGTCAGTATCCGCCATTTTTAACCTTCTGAAGCATGCATGATTCGCATTATGCCTACGCGAAAATATCATATTCGTCTAATACTGTGGAAAATATGATGCGCTGCCTTACATAATTTGCGGAAAAATTGGTGCAAATTTCCTCAATATGGATCGCAATCTTATGACACACTCCCCAATGGATGGCCCATAGAAAGGCACAAGGCGGAACGCTCCACAGCGGCAATGAGAGGATGACCCGAGCATTTTTAATAGTTATGGAAACGGTGCAGCGTCAGAACGGTGAGATCAGCAATTGCAGAACAGATATGTTGGCGACGCCGGCGACTATGTAAAGCTCGCCCTCCTTCGCGCGTTGTCGCCAGGCTTGAAGCTTGGCGTTGCTTGGTATTTGTACCCAGATGAGGGCCACAATGATGATGGGAAGCACATCGCGTATCTGAAAAACGCGTCACATTGGCGCCATCTCGACCCCACGCTGTTTGATCATCTTGGCAGTATCGTGGAGTCGGGTCGAAATGTTGCGGCGATCGAGCGCAGGTGCGGATTGGAGGCCATGTATTCTAGCGAATTGCTAGATCACCAAAAG
The Sphingopyxis macrogoltabida genome window above contains:
- the istA gene encoding IS21 family transposase, whose product is MLIVETVVRIRREHAAGKAIKAIARDLRLSRKVVRKAIRSPEAAFNYQRKVQPLPRIGPYQDRLDALLEENEGRGRRDRLRMTRIHDLLVREGFDGSYDAVRRYAARWRAARRKDAGEGAPAFIPMTFQPGEAYQFDWSHEDVEIAGKPMRVKVAHMRLCDSRAPYVRAYPREGQEMLFDAHARAFAFFGGVPRRGIYDNMKTAVTAVFTGKERVFNRRFLIMTDHYMVEPTACSPAAGWEKGQVEQQVQTIRGRFFQPRLRFASLAELNGWLEAECRRWAEHHAHPERGDITVAEALDMERPALQPILAPFDGFHESEHAVTGTCLISFDRNRYSVMSTAARRTVQVRSYADRIVIRCGDAIVGEHERHFGRNRTIYDPWHYLPVLAHKPGALRNGAPFQDWDLPPALHRLRRRLGTGDEADRRFVRVLSAVLTDGLEPVEAAVREALANGTASDELILNILSRRREPATPHSIVTSEDRMLQHPPLADCARYDLLRGYDAAA
- a CDS encoding ATP-binding protein; this encodes MSADSQVSAIRVDDQDFLVTSTIERCPKVMMVRELFKNALEAAADAPEDGKVEFLVSDVQGTPKLTIWNNGPGMDEEELARMTNLAASIRKEKGLDKNFGMGAKVASLPSNKRGLRYRSCKDGRVHETILCEREGVYGRLRRFDTDGNDIGDVVEVTGLIASEGERSLDADWTEVTLLGNRMEQNTVEDPYDGDPLQKRFWLANYLYHRFYTLPGNVEVRHMEGTHARKTGSRRFRPISERREEGTFARHETAELPNGIKIHYIYDEPFNDTSHNRSVSGSITSDVSTCAVVFHGEMYGVLSGRYWTIEAPTFGIPFGAKHISVHIELPDDFAVRPEGYRQFLRYIEGEQEQVEASDFAVQVLEHRPEWLVD